TAGAGGTGAATTGCTACAACTGGTGATTCGTCATGAGCAGTTTGCCTGGTTGCATCGACTCTCAGCATTGATTATCCAAATCGATGAGTTGCTTCATACTGATGAACCTGTTACGCAAGAGGTAATTGAAGCGATCGACCGTGACATTCGTACACTGCTCAGCCCCGATGAATTGGGCGATGAGTTTGCCATGAAGTATAACACGGCGTTGCAACGCCACCCCGATGTCGTGTTAGCTCATGCAGATGTCATGATGTTGCTGACTTCTGACAGTATTTAACCTTTGATAGACAAGTGGGAGAAGCAATTTTTCTATCAACCAAGGAGAAGGTTTTATGAAAGACAAAGTGGCTGTGGTTACAGGTTCTAGCCGTGGTATTGGTCGAGCTATTGCCAAACGCCTTGCGAAGGAGGGTGCATTAGTCGCGATCAATTACGCTAGAGATGCTGAAGCAGCGGCAACCACCGTTGCTGAGATTCAAGCCGATGGTGGTTCTGCCTTCGCAGTGCAAGGAGATGTTGGCTTGGTCGCCGAGATTCAAAAGTTTTACGACAAGCTCGACGTTGAACTGACTCAACGGACTGGAACTAACCAGTTTGATATTCTCGTCAACAATGCCGGAATTGGAATCTTCACGACGGTTGAGGGAACAACTGAAAAAGAGTTTGATCGACTCTTTGCCGTCAATGTCAAAGGCACTTTCTTTATCACTCAGATGACTCTGCCCCGGCTCCGTGATGGTGGCAGAATCATTAATCTTTCTTCGGGAGCCTCACGCCGTCCTCTCTCAGACATCGCAGTTTACGGGATGACGAAAGCGGCGATCGATAACTTCACTCTAGTGTTGGCAGGTGAGCTAGGTAAGCGGGGTATTACTGTGAACTCGATCGCTCCTGGCTACACAGATACCGATGCTAATGCCAAAATTTTGCAAGATCCAACGGTGAGAGAAACGATTTCATCTATGACTGTGCTTGGACGAATCGGAAAGGTTAAAGACATTGCCAGTGTTGCAGCCTTTCTCGCCCTAGAGGATGGAGGTTGGGTTACAGGTCAGTACATTGAAGCAAGCGGCGGTTTCGGACTGAAGTGACCCCTGAACGCGTACAGGGTATGTCTGTAAAGCAAACATTGAATGGAGACTTATAGCGATGTCTAAAAATCCAAAAATCGGCCTAGAAGGACTGCTTCGTCCAGAAGATAGCATCCTGGTACTGATTGACCACCAGCCTTATCAGTTCACCAACTTGAACAGCCATGAACCTACGATGATCATTAACAATGTTATTGGTCTTGCCAAATCGGCAAAGGTGTTTAACGTACCCACAATCCTGACCACAGTAATTGAAGAAAGAGGGGGTTATATCATTAAGGGACTACAGGATGTTTTTCCTGATCAAAAACCGATCAACCGCACTTTCATCAATACCTGGGAAGATCCAAACGTTACAGATGTAGTGAAGAAAAGTGGCCGCAAGCAACTTATACTTGCTGCGCTTTACACCGAGATCTGTCTGGCAATGCCAGCAATCCAGGCGCTTGGTGAGGGTTATGAAGTATTCATCGTTACCGATGCTTCGGGCGGTGTTACTGCGGAAGCTCATGACATGGCTGTTCGCCGTATGGTTCAAGCTGGTGCAGTTCCAATCAATTGGATGGCTGTACTTGCTGAATGGCAACGTGACTGGGCACGCACAGAAACAACTGAGGGTGTATCAGATATTGTTCTTGAGCATGGCGGTGCTAGTGCGGTGGCCCTTGCATGGGAACTTCAGCTCCTTGCAACAACCCCTCCAGCGGACGGCAAACCTGTCCAGGTCAGCAATTCCTCCATCTTCACGGGTCGATAGTAAAATCCCATTGCCACTAGAGGATTAGCGAGGGAAATCCTCTCTAAACACAGTCTTCGTCCCCGCTATGACAAAGAGCAGGTTAGGGACAGATACTCTCTTATCCCTGATTCCATCCTGCAACAAATTCATTCACTAATACTCAATTAGGAGATATACTTCATGTCTACGTTCAAGTACAACCGTCTGGATAAAGATAATGCTGCGGCTCTACTGGTCGATCACCAGACTGGACTGTTCTCACTCGTGCGTGATTTTGGTGCCGCCGACTTCAAAAATAATGTGCTAGCGCTGGCAAGTACAGTCAAGTTTTTTGGTCTTCCGACGATTTTGACGACCAGTTTTGAGCAAGGTCCGAATGGTCCTATCATGCCCGAACTGAAAGAGAAGTTTCCTGATGCTCCATATATTCCTCGCCCCGGACAAATCAACGCCTGGGACAATGAAGATTTCGTTAAGGCGGTAGCTCAGACGGGTCGAAAACAATTGATCATCGCTGGGATCGTCACGGATGTTTGTGTCGCGTTTTGTGCTCTGTCAGCGATCGAAGCCGGTTATGACGTTTTTGTCGTCACTGATGCGTCTGGCACATTTGATGAAACTTGCCGCTACGCCGCTTGGGAGCGTATGTCTCGTGCTGGAATTCAATTAGTAAACTGGTTCAGCGTTGCGTGTGAGCTGCATCGTGACTGGCGTAATGATGTCACAGGTTTAGGTAATCTGTTGGCAGGTTACATTCCTGATTACAAAAATCTGATGACCAGTTATGCCGTGAAGCAGTAGAAATCTACCGGGTTGCAGATGAGAGGTTGTTTATTCTGTCACAGGGAGGCACCTATCCTGAGGGCAGCCCTGCCCCTGCTTATGATCTGCAAATGCCCTATCTACGGCTGATTGTTAGGTTTATGGGCATTACCAATATTGAGTTTGTGTACACCGCCGCAACATTACGAAAGGTCGCATTTATGTTGGAAGAGCCTCTTGAAATCGGTACGGATGAAGAAAGTCAGCAGGTTACAGCCATTATCTCTCATGTTGTCCGACCAGGGCGTGAGCAGGGGTATGAGGAGTGGTTACGTGGAATTATTGCCGCCGCCAAGAAGTTTAAGGGACATAGGGGTGTAAGTATCATTCAACCTTGCGATCACGCCCATCCTGAATATGTAGCAATTCTCAGGTTTGATCGGTACACCAACCTCAAACAGTGGCTGGAGTCTGATGTGCGGCGAGAATGGATTGAACGATTGCGACCGCTGATTGAAAA
This portion of the Brasilonema sennae CENA114 genome encodes:
- a CDS encoding SDR family oxidoreductase; the protein is MKDKVAVVTGSSRGIGRAIAKRLAKEGALVAINYARDAEAAATTVAEIQADGGSAFAVQGDVGLVAEIQKFYDKLDVELTQRTGTNQFDILVNNAGIGIFTTVEGTTEKEFDRLFAVNVKGTFFITQMTLPRLRDGGRIINLSSGASRRPLSDIAVYGMTKAAIDNFTLVLAGELGKRGITVNSIAPGYTDTDANAKILQDPTVRETISSMTVLGRIGKVKDIASVAAFLALEDGGWVTGQYIEASGGFGLK
- a CDS encoding hydrolase, which produces MSKNPKIGLEGLLRPEDSILVLIDHQPYQFTNLNSHEPTMIINNVIGLAKSAKVFNVPTILTTVIEERGGYIIKGLQDVFPDQKPINRTFINTWEDPNVTDVVKKSGRKQLILAALYTEICLAMPAIQALGEGYEVFIVTDASGGVTAEAHDMAVRRMVQAGAVPINWMAVLAEWQRDWARTETTEGVSDIVLEHGGASAVALAWELQLLATTPPADGKPVQVSNSSIFTGR
- the ycaC gene encoding isochorismate family cysteine hydrolase YcaC; this translates as MSTFKYNRLDKDNAAALLVDHQTGLFSLVRDFGAADFKNNVLALASTVKFFGLPTILTTSFEQGPNGPIMPELKEKFPDAPYIPRPGQINAWDNEDFVKAVAQTGRKQLIIAGIVTDVCVAFCALSAIEAGYDVFVVTDASGTFDETCRYAAWERMSRAGIQLVNWFSVACELHRDWRNDVTGLGNLLAGYIPDYKNLMTSYAVKQ
- a CDS encoding antibiotic biosynthesis monooxygenase, whose translation is MFILSQGGTYPEGSPAPAYDLQMPYLRLIVRFMGITNIEFVYTAATLRKVAFMLEEPLEIGTDEESQQVTAIISHVVRPGREQGYEEWLRGIIAAAKKFKGHRGVSIIQPCDHAHPEYVAILRFDRYTNLKQWLESDVRREWIERLRPLIEKPEEVQTLTGLETWFTLPNKPLKAPPPRYKMALVTWLGVFITLAILSRLLAPFLSKLPVLLNQLITTGLVVAFLTYLIMPRLTQLFRQWLYPAS